One window of the Cryptomeria japonica chromosome 7, Sugi_1.0, whole genome shotgun sequence genome contains the following:
- the LOC131051251 gene encoding receptor-like protein 52: MDQFSSTICCLFALASCFQMINCNITCLPHERDALLTIKDQLHPALQLNSWNGFNCCVWRGVECSSQNSHVIKLDLPNHSRFRFRDYMMEERNGELSGALFQLKQLQYLDLSYNFLSGVLRKGLFDLRELKHLDLSYNYFEGEIPKDLAYLHKLAYLNLSLAGFSGIIPWQVGNLSQLQFLDLSSDSLLYSKSLEWIEKLWALKYLSLNGALLSMTGKQLEAPLSHLHNLQHLDLENCMLSGHIPNAIQNLSRLSHVQLGLNALEGSVPLWLANMTSLVSLSLEVCQLSGSFPLSLSRLPTLKELKLGENELLNGNLSQILCGEWSQLTVFSLFDTSMAGSIPSCIVNISTLIYLDLGSINLEGHIPRSIGNLLALQHLDLSSNSLSGEIPWSLGQISSLTSLDISSNLLSGNIPSELGNALSLASLQLSSNLLSGNIPSELGNLSSLTYLQLSSNLLSGSIPFELGKLTYLQGLYLSDNLLSGIIPNSIGSLSSITAIDLSSNNLRGNLSLIYLENATRLVSLDLSYNRLTIIIGSDWIPTIFFERLFLASCSIGGIIPPFLSTQYRLEYLDLSNTNLFGNIPDWIGMLHHLRYLNLSYNNLQGPIPSSLNVSSLSALDLHSNALQGSLPILSMSASALELLDLSQNGFTGFLAVDVGNFLPFIKFLSFSANNLSGDVPSSIGLLQRMEVLDLSKNKLSGKIPSSLANCSSLTRLNLANNGLAGEIPSQIGMLSQLLSLHLNHNLLKGKLPSSLQNCSSIQILDLTSNIFSGNIPIWLGQLSELMILVLRSNKFYGHIPHQVCNLSNLHVLDISHNSLIGAIPQQFAMLEGMRNPQVESSNVNIRSFYYYKEEIKVFNKGSELEYAKSVLLLITCIDLSANNLSGYIPPVIGNLKGLHVLNLSENSLTGEIPISFGMLQELESIDLSNNKLHGKIPDEILQVFSLSFFIVSNNMLCGKIPAGRQFNTFSSAYFSGNPNLCGFPINNRSCRCGEKSNSRISAPLPRKDEYEREQIPWHWYVEWISSVGVGFWGVFGILAVKRHWRKRFVLMLDEMAISLLSRFTTRY, encoded by the exons ATGGATCAATTCTCGTCTACGATATGCTGCTTGTTTGCACTCGCATCTTGTTTCCAGATGATAAATTGTAATATAACATGTCTGCCTCATGAAAGAGATGCTCTTCTTACTATCAAAGATCAATTACATCCTGCACTTCAATTGAATTCATGGAACGGCTTTAATTGCTGTGTGTGGAGGGGAGTGGAATGTAGCTCGCAGAACTCACATGTTATCAAACTCGATCTTCCCAATCACTCACGGTTCCGGTTCCGTGATTACATGATGGAAGAGAGAAACGGGGAACTTTCTGGAGCTTTGTTTCAATTAAAACAGCTGCAGTATTTAGATCTAAGCTACAATTTTTTGAGTGGTGTTCTACGTAAAG GTCTGTTTGACTTGCGAGAATTGAAACATCTAGATTTGAGCTACAACTATTTTGAAGGTGAAATACCAAAGGATCTTGCCTACTTGCACAAGTTAGCTTATCTCAATTTGTCTTTGGCCGGCTTCAGTGGTATAATTCCTTGGCAAGTGGGGAATCTTTCTCAGCTGCAATTTCTGGACCTATCTTCTGACTCTCTCTTATATAGTAAGAGTTTAGAGTGGATAGAGAAGCTATGGGCCTTAAAATACTTGTCCCTTAATGGAGCACTGCTGAGTATGACAGGAAAGCAATTGGAAGCACCCCTTTCTCATCTTCACAATCTCCAACATCTCGACCTTGAAAATTGCATGCTTTCAGGGCACATTCCCAATGCTATCCAAAACCTATCTCGTCTCTCCCACGTCCAACTGGGTCTGAACGCCCTTGAAGGGTCAGTGCCTTTATGGTTAGCAAATATGACTAGTTTAGTCTCTCTTTCATTGGAAGTGTGTCAATTAAGTGGTTCATTCCCCTTAAGTCTCTCTCGTCTGCCTACCTTAAAGGAGCTCAAGTTGGGGGAGAACGAGTTATTGAATGGAAATCTAAGTCAAATATTATGCGGTGAATGGTCCCAGCTCACCGTATTTTCTCTATTCGATACAAGTATGGCAGGAAGTATACCATCTTGTATTGTAAATATTTCCACCCTCATCTATCTTGACTTGGGATCAATAAATCTGGAAGGGCATATTCCTCGTTCCATTGGCAATCTCTTGGCTCTTCAACACCTGGATCTTAGTAGCAACTCTTTGAGCGGAGAGATTCCATGGTCACTTGGTCAAATTTCATCTTTGACGTCTTTGGATATTTCTTCCAATCTATTGAGTGGAAATATACCTTCTGAATTGGGTAATGCTCTTTCCTTAGCTTCTTTACAACTTTCCTCTAATCTGCTGAGCGGCAATATACCTTCCGAGCTTGGAAACCTTTCTTCTTTGACTTACTTACAACTTTCCTCAAATCTGCTGAGCGGAAGTATACCATTTGAGCTAGGGAAACTAACATATCTACAGGGTCTCTATCTTAGTGACAATCTGCTAAGCGGTATCATTCCCAATTCAATTGGAAGTCTTTCAAGCATTACAGCTATTGACCTATCTTCCAACAACCTTCGAGGCAACCTTTCTCTCATCTACTTAGAAAATGCAACTAGACTGGTTAGTCTTGATCTGTCTTACAATCGATTGACTATTATCATTGGATCAGATTGGATACCCACAATTTTCTTTGAAAGACTCTTTTTAGCTTCGTGTAGTATTGGGGGAATCATTCCACCATTTCTTTCAACACAGTATAGATTGGAGTATCTAGATCTCTCCAATACTAATTTGTTTGGAAATATTCCAGATTGGATAGGGATGCTCCATCATCTAAGATATCTGAACTTGTCATACAATAACTTGCAGGGTCCTATTCCCTCTAGCTTGAATGTAAGCTCTTTATCAGCTTTAGACCTACATAGTAATGCATTACAGGGTTCCCTTCCAATTCTTTCAATGTCGGCATCAGCTTTGGAACTGTTGGACTTGTCCCAGAATGGATTTACAGGTTTTCTTGCAGTGGATGTCGGTAATTTTCTACCGTTCATAAAGTTTTTATCATTTTCGGCAAACAATCTAAGTGGTGATGTGCCTTCTTCAATTGGCCTTTTACAGCGGATGGAGGTTCTAGACCTGTCAAAGAACAAATTATCTGGTAAAATACCATCAAGCCTAGCTAATTGCTCTTCATTGACAAGATTAAATCTAGCAAATAATGGTTTAGCAGGAGAGATTCCATCCCAGATAGGAATGCTAAGCCAACTTCTGTCACTTCACCTCAATCACAATTTGTTGAAGGGAAAATTGCCATCAAGTCTTCAGAATTGTTCCAGCATACAAATTTTAGACCTAACTAGTAATATCTTTTCTGGAAACATACCCATTTGGTTGGGTCAATTATCTGAGTTGATGATACTTGTTTTGAGATCAAATAAGTTTTATGGACACATTCCACATCAAGTGTGCAATCTATCAAATCTCCATGTTTTAGATATTTCACACAATAGTTTGATTGGAGCCATCCCACAACAGTTTGCCATGTTGGAAGGCATGAGGAATCCCCAAGTGGAAAGCTCAAATGTCAATATCCGTAGCTTCTATTATTACAAAGAAGAGATCAAAGTTTTTAACAAAGGATCCGAGCTGGAGTATGCCAAATCAGTTTTGTTACTTATAACTTGCATTGATCTATCTGCAAATAATCTATCAGGTTACATTCCTCCAGTAATTGGAAATCTTAAAGGTCTCCATGTATTGAACTTATCAGAGAATAGTCTTACTGGGGAGATTCCAATCAGTTTTGGAATGCTACAGGAGCTAGAGTCAATTGATCTTTCAAACAACAAGTTGCATGGCAAGATTCCAGATGAAATACTACAAGTTTTCTCTTTGAGTTTTTTCATTGTATCTAATAACATGCTTTGTGGAAAGATACCAGCAGGACGTCAATTTAATACCTTTAGTTCTGCTTATTTTTCAGGGAACCCTAATCTTTGTGGATTTCCAATTAACAATAGATcatgtagatgtggagagaaatcAAATTCTAGAATATCAGCTCCTCTTCCAAGGAAAGATGAATATGAGAGAGAACAAATTCCATGGCATTGGTATGTAGAGTGGATTTCAAGTGTTGGGGTTGGATTTTGGGGAGTATTTGGAATCTTGGCTGTAAAAAGGCATTGGAGGAAAAGATTTGTTCTAATGTTGGATGAGATGGCAATTTCTTTATTAAGTAGATTCACAACTAGATATTAA